The Paenibacillus uliginis N3/975 genome has a window encoding:
- a CDS encoding helix-turn-helix transcriptional regulator, which yields MKIDRLLGILIYLLNRETVSGRSLAEKFEVSSRTIQRDIETLSMAGIPVTSTQGTHGGYSIINSFKMNRQVFSTDDYVLIITALKGLCSAYESRQIEATFEKLLSLSPKDELVQQSIHLDFSVLREGFDVRDYLTSIETAIRKRVVIEFQYTNAEHFKSRRFVEPVAVTYKWYSWYLFGFCCEKQEYRMFRLSRIRDLKLTCQGFSNVHDNAEELLAEKQDTRPYMNIKLACQSDIRISIEESFPNSRITETSNNELMVEFSVPENERGWFGTLLGYGNKVTVLEPEKLKHTLITYAKDILQKYC from the coding sequence TTGAAAATAGATAGGTTGCTTGGAATCTTGATCTACCTTTTAAATCGTGAAACGGTTAGTGGACGGTCACTGGCGGAAAAATTTGAGGTATCCTCTCGTACAATTCAACGGGATATCGAAACACTGAGCATGGCTGGTATTCCAGTGACTTCAACACAGGGTACACATGGCGGGTATAGCATTATTAACAGCTTTAAAATGAACAGGCAGGTCTTTAGTACAGATGATTATGTTCTCATCATAACAGCCTTAAAAGGATTATGTTCAGCATATGAAAGTAGACAGATCGAAGCTACATTTGAAAAGCTGCTGTCACTTTCACCGAAGGATGAGCTTGTTCAACAAAGTATTCATCTTGATTTTAGTGTGCTGCGTGAGGGGTTTGATGTTAGAGATTATTTGACCAGTATAGAAACAGCAATTCGTAAAAGAGTTGTAATTGAATTTCAATACACAAACGCTGAACATTTTAAATCACGAAGATTTGTTGAACCCGTAGCGGTCACGTATAAGTGGTATTCATGGTACTTGTTCGGGTTTTGCTGTGAGAAGCAGGAATACCGTATGTTTCGTCTTTCAAGAATTCGAGATTTGAAATTAACATGTCAGGGCTTTTCCAATGTACATGATAATGCAGAAGAGCTTTTAGCCGAAAAGCAGGATACCCGGCCGTATATGAATATTAAACTGGCATGTCAGTCTGACATCAGGATTTCGATCGAAGAAAGCTTTCCTAATTCACGTATAACAGAAACCAGTAATAACGAGTTAATGGTTGAATTCAGTGTTCCGGAAAATGAGAGAGGATGGTTTGGAACCTTGCTCGGGTATGGCAATAAGGTAACCGTTTTGGAACCTGAGAAATTAAAACACACATTGATTACATATGCTAAGGACATTTTACAAAAATATTGTTGA
- a CDS encoding RidA family protein: MGEIIRYDVNEENAYSGYVEAGDFIFLSFCVGNVGQSIEQQVEGALDHMSDRLQRANLTLDSIVKVDILLRDVWDIPVMEEVFKRRFKGNFPARKTISTEFAHCGGPNGLKVQIDGVAYNPKPN, encoded by the coding sequence TTGGGTGAAATTATAAGATATGATGTAAATGAAGAAAATGCATACTCTGGTTATGTTGAAGCGGGTGATTTCATTTTTCTCAGCTTTTGCGTTGGTAATGTTGGTCAATCGATTGAGCAGCAGGTTGAAGGAGCCCTTGATCATATGAGTGACAGACTACAGAGGGCGAACCTGACATTGGACTCTATAGTTAAGGTGGATATTTTGCTTCGGGATGTCTGGGATATACCTGTAATGGAAGAGGTTTTTAAACGTAGATTTAAAGGTAACTTTCCGGCTAGAAAAACCATTTCTACCGAGTTTGCACATTGTGGCGGCCCAAATGGACTTAAGGTTCAAATTGATGGCGTGGCATACAACCCCAAGCCAAACTGA
- a CDS encoding ArsR/SmtB family transcription factor, translating into MEASASKHDVFQAIADPTRRRLLKLLADEEMPIAALTACFPITRTAINKHLKVLNEAGLVSSQRVGRETRYMLQPEPLAEIKQWLAFFDEYWDDRLAALKEFVESDID; encoded by the coding sequence TTGGAAGCATCCGCGTCAAAACATGATGTATTTCAAGCAATAGCAGACCCGACCCGCCGCAGGTTGTTGAAATTGCTTGCTGATGAAGAAATGCCGATTGCCGCATTGACTGCATGTTTTCCGATCACCCGTACCGCTATCAATAAACATCTGAAAGTGCTGAATGAAGCAGGCCTTGTCAGTAGTCAGAGGGTAGGACGGGAAACACGGTATATGCTTCAGCCAGAACCCCTGGCCGAAATAAAGCAATGGCTCGCCTTTTTTGATGAGTATTGGGATGATAGGCTTGCTGCTCTTAAAGAATTCGTAGAGAGCGATATTGATTAG
- a CDS encoding SRPBCC family protein, whose product MDNREIPEIRKTITLNAPIEKVWKAIATSEGIASWWMGNTFEPIIGYEFILHAGQFGDSPCKVTEIDPPNRVGFDWDKDWHLTFELKALEDEKTEFTLIHSGWDAEKVTAFGQPHSVIREVMNGGWESIVNESLVKYVEA is encoded by the coding sequence ATGGACAATCGAGAAATACCAGAAATACGAAAAACCATTACACTTAACGCACCCATTGAAAAAGTATGGAAGGCTATTGCAACGTCAGAAGGTATTGCCTCATGGTGGATGGGAAATACGTTTGAACCTATTATAGGATATGAATTCATACTTCATGCGGGCCAATTCGGAGATTCACCTTGTAAAGTGACTGAAATTGACCCTCCGAATCGCGTCGGGTTTGACTGGGATAAAGATTGGCACCTTACCTTTGAACTAAAGGCGTTAGAAGACGAAAAGACAGAGTTCACTCTGATTCATTCAGGTTGGGATGCTGAAAAAGTCACAGCGTTTGGACAACCACACTCCGTCATTCGTGAAGTTATGAACGGCGGATGGGAAAGCATTGTCAACGAAAGCCTTGTTAAATACGTAGAGGCTTAA
- a CDS encoding zinc ribbon domain-containing protein YjdM yields the protein MSNLPNCPKCNSEYTYEDGNLFVCPECAHEWGLEAENSEDTKVVKDANGNVLNDGDSVTVIKDLKVKGSSSVLKIGTKVKNIRLVDGDHDIDCKIDGFGAMKLKSEFVKKI from the coding sequence ATGTCTAATTTGCCAAATTGTCCAAAATGTAATTCAGAATACACTTATGAAGATGGAAATCTTTTTGTTTGCCCGGAATGTGCTCATGAATGGGGCCTGGAAGCCGAAAACAGTGAAGATACCAAAGTCGTCAAAGATGCTAATGGAAACGTCTTGAACGATGGTGATTCTGTAACAGTCATCAAAGACCTTAAAGTAAAAGGAAGTTCATCTGTCTTGAAGATCGGTACGAAGGTTAAAAATATACGTCTGGTTGATGGGGATCATGATATTGATTGTAAAATCGACGGGTTTGGGGCTATGAAACTAAAATCAGAGTTCGTAAAAAAGATATAA
- a CDS encoding RCC1 domain-containing protein — protein sequence MHPIQNRWKMVLNKTSVIGLFPVMATSKAGSAKELNMIEVSSSDDHFLALMSDGTVMAMGCNQDNQLGNTTMVTEQAAHLVVTSEEGRFLSNIKAIAAGGFHNLALDDRGQVWAWGDHRSGQLGIGCMNDTDHMKTATRVAFPQGVNIVGISAGAAFSLALDDQGHVWAWGDNEEGQLGIGYHNNGGSQHNPIQVTTADGVLNDIQSISAGQYHSLALDKEGRIWGWGANWNGALGFDETIHLESVVEEILLSWGNEVSFNLGEVVRTDHFYTLMDYMTEYYKDEMIWNFAKPMTNAGDVFSEVFTGNMQSQVVKADGSVWAWGYVEDQMNDVGKYLNYEIIEFRADISTGVEAFDQSLLGHTLISNGSKWSLALCENSTPYLPIKLNEIIKFHMITGEGFFMICRGSYDSEWSLQNNYINYEAISI from the coding sequence ATGCACCCAATCCAGAATAGATGGAAAATGGTTCTTAACAAGACATCTGTGATCGGTTTGTTTCCGGTAATGGCTACCTCTAAAGCAGGTTCAGCTAAAGAGCTGAATATGATAGAAGTCAGTTCTTCAGATGACCACTTCCTTGCTCTTATGAGTGATGGAACGGTAATGGCTATGGGCTGCAACCAAGATAATCAACTAGGGAATACAACGATGGTTACAGAGCAGGCTGCCCACCTTGTGGTAACAAGTGAAGAGGGAAGATTCTTATCCAACATTAAGGCCATTGCCGCAGGGGGCTTTCATAATCTTGCTTTGGATGATCGAGGTCAGGTTTGGGCTTGGGGAGATCACAGATCAGGTCAGTTAGGCATTGGATGTATGAATGATACAGATCATATGAAGACAGCAACACGTGTTGCATTTCCTCAGGGTGTAAATATTGTAGGCATCTCGGCAGGAGCTGCTTTTAGCCTGGCATTAGATGATCAGGGTCATGTCTGGGCTTGGGGAGATAATGAAGAAGGGCAACTGGGCATCGGATACCACAACAATGGGGGATCACAGCATAATCCGATACAAGTAACGACAGCAGATGGAGTGTTAAACGATATCCAATCGATATCAGCTGGTCAGTATCACAGCCTTGCTCTGGATAAAGAAGGTCGGATCTGGGGCTGGGGAGCGAATTGGAATGGCGCTCTGGGATTTGATGAAACGATTCATTTGGAGAGCGTAGTAGAGGAGATTCTGTTGTCGTGGGGGAATGAAGTAAGCTTCAACTTGGGTGAAGTGGTACGCACGGATCATTTTTACACGTTGATGGATTATATGACTGAATACTATAAGGATGAAATGATCTGGAACTTTGCCAAGCCGATGACGAATGCGGGTGATGTATTCTCCGAAGTGTTTACAGGGAATATGCAGAGCCAAGTGGTAAAAGCGGACGGTTCTGTATGGGCTTGGGGTTACGTGGAAGATCAAATGAATGATGTGGGAAAATATTTAAATTATGAAATAATCGAGTTCAGAGCGGATATATCAACAGGTGTGGAAGCCTTCGATCAATCTTTGTTAGGGCATACTTTGATTAGCAATGGATCAAAATGGAGCTTAGCCCTATGTGAGAACAGCACCCCGTACTTACCCATCAAATTAAATGAAATTATCAAGTTCCACATGATTACAGGTGAAGGGTTTTTCATGATTTGCCGTGGCAGCTACGATTCAGAATGGTCACTCCAAAATAATTACATAAATTATGAAGCGATTTCGATATAA